In a genomic window of Vigna angularis cultivar LongXiaoDou No.4 chromosome 6, ASM1680809v1, whole genome shotgun sequence:
- the LOC108319985 gene encoding agamous-like MADS-box protein AGL80 translates to MTRKKVDLTYIKNDSKRKTTLNKRKNGLVKKINEINILCGIEACAIIYTPDNPQPEVWPSDRAVQSVLSRLRTVSELEKGKKRLCQESFLRQRIIKAQAQLRKLRNEIRKKEVTLLMFQYLNANNNFDNSRMIDLNDISNLIDQNLEKIENNISISQAHKVKPIAENGGETMSSLVNSVIHVEAMQHDNFSMDLNNGYGDEIKPLAEDPQTVHDFLLAFDLSSISDFSVSFNICATSRSQFCIHCEQQIDTGSRSTFSEVRLNGEIVVVGKRNKILERDHRSWSGNGGGSRRNRSGRERRAWKAGGFCGEERERGGRRRRRHMTLSVVVEKGVEGRNPKFTVGGGGR, encoded by the exons ATGACGAGGAAGAAGGTGGATCTAACATACATAAAGAATGATTCAAAGAGGAAGACAACAttaaacaaaaggaaaaatg GCTTAGTGAAGAAGATTAACGAAATCAACATTCTTTGTGGGATTGAAGCATGTGCTATAATTTATACTCCAGATAATCCTCAACCAGAGGTTTGGCCATCTGATAGGGCAGTCCAAAGTGTGCTTTCTAGGCTTAGGACAGTGTCTGAACTGGAGAAAGGCAAAAAAAGGTTGTGTCAGGAGAGCTTTTTGAGGCAAAGGATCATCAAAGCACAAGCACAACTGAGAAAACTAAGGAATGAAATAAGGAAGAAAGAGGTGACCCTTCTCATGTTTCAATACCTCAATGCTAATAACAACTTTGACAATTCAAGAATGATTGATCTTAATGATATTTCAAACTTGATTGATCAAAACTTggagaaaatagaaaacaacatcAGCATAAGCCAAGCCCACAAGGTTAAACCTATTGCTGAAAATGGAGGAGAAACCATGAGTTCCCTTGTGAATAGTGTCATACATGTTGAGGCAATGCAACATGATAACTTCTCTATGGACCTTAACAATGGCTATGGTGATGAGATAAAACCATTGGCTGAG GACCCACAAACAGTACATGATTTTCTTCTTGCCTTTGATTTGAGTTCAATATCTGATTTCTCAGTTTCTTTCAACATTTGTGCTACTTCTCGCTCGCAGTTCTGCATACATTGCGAGCAACAAATTGATACAGGATCAAGATCTACGTTCTCAGAGGTACGCCTCAATGGAGAGATCGTTGTAGTTGGCAAG AGAAATAAGATTTTGGAGAGAGATCATCGGAGTTGGAGTGGAAATGGAGGTGGGAGCCGACGGAATCGGAGTGGGAGGGAGAGGCGTGCTTGGAAAGCTGGTGGGTTTTGTGGGGAGGAGAGGGAGAGGGGAGGAAGAAGGAGACGGCGGCACATGACTCTGAGTGTCGTGGTGGAGAAAGGAGTGGAgggaagaaaccctaaattcACGGTTGGTGGAGGTGGAAGATGA